One stretch of Gopherus flavomarginatus isolate rGopFla2 chromosome 2, rGopFla2.mat.asm, whole genome shotgun sequence DNA includes these proteins:
- the ZFTRAF1 gene encoding zinc finger TRAF-type-containing protein 1 isoform X2 codes for MCAGCFIHLLADARLKEEQATCPNCRCEISKSLCCRNLAVEKAVSELPSECGFCMRQFPRSLLERHQKEECQDRVTQCRYKRIGCPWQGPYHELTGHEAECTHPTKTGNELMEILDEMDQTHKKEMQLYNSIFSLLSFEKIGYTEVQFRPYRTDDFITRLYYETPRFTVLNQTWVLKARVNDSERNPNLSCKRTLSFQLILKSKISSPMECSFLLLKGPYDDVKINPVIYHFIFTNENNETEYVPLPIIDSVECNKLLAAKNINLRLFIFQIQK; via the exons ATGTGCGCTGGCTGTTTTATCCACCTACTAGCAGATGCCCGGCTGAAGGAGGAACAGGCAACGTGCCCCAATTGCCGTTGTGAGATCAGTAAGAGCCTATGCTGTCGAAACCTGGCTGTGGAAAAAGCAGTGAGTGAACTGCCATCAGAATGTGGCTTCTGCATGCGGCAATTTCCTCGCTCCCTTCTGGAGAGACACCAGAAAGAGGAGTGCCAGGACAG GGTGACTCAGTGCAGGTACAAGCGGATTGGGTGCCCATGGCAGGGTCCATACCATGAGCTGACAGGTCATGAGGCGGAGTGCACTCACCCCACAAAGACTGGGAATGAACTGATGGAGATTCTGGATGAAATGGACCAAACCCATAAAAAAGAAATGCAGCTGTATAACAGCATCTTCAGCCTGCTCAGCTTTGAGAAGATTGGCTATACAG AAGTTCAGTTCCGTCCCTATCGAACTGATGACTTCATCACTCGCCTGTACTACGAGACGCCCAGGTTCACCGTGCTCAACCAGACCTGGGTGTTAAAGGCCCGTGTCAACGACTCTGAACGCAACCCCAATCTGTCCTGCAAGCGCACCCTCTCCTTCCAGCTCATTCTGAAAAGCAAGATCAGTTCCCCCATGGAATGTTCCTTCCTGCTCCTGAAGGGACCCTACGACGACGTGAAAATCAACCCCGTGATCTATCACTTCATCTTCACCAATGAGAACAATGAGACGGAGTACGTGCCGCTCCCCATCATCGACTCTGTGGAATGTAACAAACTGCTGGCTGCCAAGAACATCAACCTGCGGCTTTTTATATTCCAGATACAGAAATAG